A DNA window from Drosophila biarmipes strain raj3 chromosome 2R, RU_DBia_V1.1, whole genome shotgun sequence contains the following coding sequences:
- the LOC108029607 gene encoding protein germ cell-less, translating into MGQIVGSMQMNVAEVFSNRRKRKRSTDSTLGKDEQTQLDTTQPKKKKLLTTTQYIYKALFKEEKNSDVAVMALDKVWHLHKVYLSQSPYFYTMFNGSWREAQQNFIQIAILDERITVASLDAVFGSMYSDEIEIESADVISVLATATLFHLDGIIDKCAEVMVDNISPETAIQYYEAACQYGVVAVKKSTFQWFQINLLSIYSKQPNLLRQISIELMSALTASPDLYVMQTEFSLYTLLRTWMFLCLHPDYDPEDPVQRAEAVKAQERLVNAGVETHTPSGDVVQWTYFTSRMEERSFLATPEGQPYIKVFQKLRTQYLTNHYMDLKIIYNDNIIPKEWLYRHIHNHWDALLRIDHGQEDCSPQQLDDDQFFESCMRCGRMLLEPGYQKWRWTGFNYGMDLILIMDSRRLNIRRHHRHEHERVLSLQTKRKFMVRTTVTSINAQRQPIFTQTSEICSLSLEKNEEVPLMVLDPKLVHPLLISINMLVVMPPNQSFKEIVPLSEEATTSLSIPISEIGANSERPLTPSSSDDSAVFIGDSEPSTPSSPAPRPRIVWPVNETEGICGQLAC; encoded by the exons ATGGGTCAGATCGTGGGCTCCATGCAAATGAACGTGGCGGAGGTGTTCAGCAACCGACGGAAACGGAAGCGAAGCACGGATTCCACGCTGGGCAAAGATGAACAGACCCAGCTAGACACCACGCAACCCAAGAA AAAAAAGCTTCTTACCACCACCCAGTACATATACAAGGCGCTCTTTAAGGAGGAAAAGAACTCTGATGTAGCTGTCATGGCTCTGGATAAAGTGTGGCACCTGCACAAGGTCTATCTGAGCCAGAGTCCTTACTTCTACACCATGTTTAACGGGAGTTGGAGGGAGGCGCAACAGAACTTTATTCAGATCGCGATCCTCGACGAACGGATAACCGTGGCTAGCCTGGACGCCGTCTTCGGATCCATGTACTCCGATGAAATCGAGATCGAGTCAGCCGATGTGATCTCGGTCCTGGCCACGGCCACCCTTTTCCATCTGGACGGGATCATCGATAAGTGTGCCGAGGTTATGGTGGACAACATCAGTCCGGAGACCGCCATCCAGTACTACGAGGCCGCCTGCCAATACGGTGTGGTGGCTGTAAAGAAGTCTACCTTCCAGTGGTTCCAGATTAACCTGCTAAGCATCTACAGTAAGCAGCCAAATCTGCTGAGGCAGATCTCTATCGAGCTGATGAGTGCTCTGACTGCCAGCCCCGATTTGTATGTGATGCAGACGGAGTTCTCGCTATACACATTACTGCGGACTTGGATGTTCCTCTGCCTGCATCCCGACTACGATCCAGAGGACCCTGTGCAGCGGGCGGAAGCTGTGAAGGCGCAGGAGCGGTTGGTCAATGCCGGCGTCGAGACTCACACCCCCAGCGGAGATGTTGTCCAGTGGACGTACTTCACCAGCCGCATGGAGGAGCGCTCGTTCCTGGCCACACCCGAGGGGCAGCCGTATATCAAGGTCTTCCAAAAGCTCCGAACGCAGTACCTGACCAACCACTACATGGATCTGAAAATCATCTACAATGACAACATCATACCGAAGGAGTGGCTCTATCGGCACATCCACAACCACTGGGACGCCCTACTGCGGATCGACCACGGGCAGGAGGATTG CAGTCCCCAGCAGCTGGACGACGACCAATTCTTTGAGAGTTGCATGCGATGTGGACGTATGTTGCTGGAGCCTGGCTACCAGAAGTGGCGCTGGACGGGCTTCAACTACGGCATGGATCTCATACTGATAATGGACTCCCGCAGACTGAACATTCGTCGCCATCATAGGCACGAGCACGAGCGCGTGCTTAGCCTGCAGACGAAGCGCAAGTTCATGGTCCGCACTACAGTGACCTCGATAAACGCCCAGCGACAGCCAATCTTTACTCAGACGTCCGAGATCTGTTCCCTTAGCCTCGAAAAGAACGAGGAGGTACCGCTGATGGTCCTCGACCCGAAGCTGGTACACCCACTGCTAATCTCTATAAATATGCTGGTGGTGATGCCGCCGAACCAGAGCTTCAAGGAGATTGTGCCGCTCAGCGAGGAGGCGACCACGTCGCTGTCCATACCCATTTCAGAGATCGGAGCGAACAGCGAGCGACCGCTAACCCCGTCCAGCTCCGATGATTCGGCGGTCTTTATTGGCGACTCTGAGCCCTCAACGCCATCCTCTCCGGCTCCGCGGCCGAGGATCGTTTGGCCGGTCAACGAGACGGAGGGCATCTGCGGCCAACTGGCGTGCTGA
- the LOC108029609 gene encoding uncharacterized protein LOC108029609 has product MYMGRSERKRVVRPASCGHVSKATSISGHSIVKHNDNGNGRNPFFRFLAHFRKCFRAWLYHLPLGQVTLMASRVWNCMSPEEKKPFIAAARRFNYTFRSRSKQVNWVLGKLRESAAGAECQTKALWILMRGIKSWEQCVLNGFLDVHNN; this is encoded by the coding sequence ATGTACATGGGACGTTCTGAAAGAAAGAGGGTGGTAAGGCCGGCATCTTGCGGACATGTCTCCAAGGCGACGTCAATCAGTGGACATTCGATAGTGAAGCACAATGACAATGGTAATGGGCGCAATCCATTCTTCCGGTTTTTGGCCCACTTCAGAAAATGTTTCAGGGCCTGGCTCTACCATTTGCCCTTGGGTCAGGTAACTCTAATGGCCAGCCGTGTATGGAATTGCATGAGTCCTGAGGAGAAGAAACCCTTCATCGCTGCTGCCCGAAGATTTAACTACACGTTCCGATCGCGTAGCAAACAAGTCAACTGGGTTCTGGGGAAACTTCGGGAATCCGCTGCTGGTGCAGAGTGCCAGACCAAGGCACTGTGGATTTTGATGCGTGGCATCAAGTCCTGGGAGCAATGCGTGCTGAACGGTTTTCTAGACGTGCATAACAACTGA